ACAGCGCGTCGGCGAGTGCGGCCTGCACCGGGTCGCGCTCGGGCGTCTCCTCGCTCATCTCAGATCGGGATGTTGCCGTGTTTCTTGTCCGGCAGGGAGGTGCGCTTGCTCTTGAGCATCGAGAGGTCGTCGATCAGCCGCGACCGCGTCTCGGTCGGTTCGATCACGTCGTCGAGGAAGCCGTAGTCCGCCGCCGTGTAGGGGTTGGCGAACTCCTCGCGGTACTCCTCGATGAGTTCGTCCCGGCGGGCGTCGGGGTCGTCGGCCGCGTCGAGTTCGTCGCTGTAGAGGATGTTGACCGCGCCCTGCGGCCCCATGACGGCGATCTCCGCCGTCGGCCAGGCGTAGTTCACGTCTGCGCCGAGGTGTTTCGACGCCATCACGTCGTAGGCCCCGCCGTAGGCCTTCCGGGTGATGACCGTCAGGAGGGGCACCGTCGCCTCGCTGTAGGCGTACAGCAGTTTCGCGCCGTGGCGGATGATCCCCTCGTGTTCCTGGTCCGTCCCGGGGAGGAAGCCCGGCACGTCGACGAACGTCACGATGGGGACGTTGAACGCGTCACAGGTCCGGACGAAGCGCGCCGACTTCTCGGAGGCTTCGATGTCCAGCGTGCCGGCGTTCACCCGTGGCTGGTTGGCGACGACGCCGACCGCGTGGCCGTCGAGGCGGGCGAAGCCACAGAGGATGTTCTTCGCGAAGTTCTCGTGGACCTCGAAGAAGGAGCCCTCGTCGAGGACGCCGCCGATCACGTCGTGCATGTCGTACGGTTTCCGGGGCTGGTCCGGCACGACCGAGTTCAGCGATTCGTCGGTGCGTTCGGGGTCGTCCCACGGCTCGACTCGGGGTGGGTCCTCGACGTTGTTCTGCGGGAGGTACGACAGCAGGCGGGCGATGTCGTCGAGTGCCTCCTCCTCGGAGTCGGCCGCGAAGTGGGCGACACCCGACTCGCTGGCGTGGGTCATCGCACCGCCGAGTTCCTCGAAGGTGACCTCCTCGCCGGTGACCGTCTTGATCACGTCCGGGCCGGTGATGAACATGTGGCTGGAGTCTTTCACCATGAAGGTGAAGTCCGTCAGCGCGGGCGAGTAGACCGCGCCGCCGGCACAGGGACCCATGATCGAGGAGATCTGCGGGACGACGCCCGACGCCTCGGTGTTCCGGCGGAATATCTCGCCGAACCCGCCGAGCGAGGCGACACCCTCCTGGATGCGTGCCCCGGCGGAGTCGTTGAGGCCGACGACCGGCGCGCCGACCTCGACGGCCTTGTCCATCACCTTCGTGATCTTCTCGGCGAACACCTCGCCGAGCGACCCGCCGAAGACGGTGAAGTCGTGCGCGAAGACGAAGACGGTCCGGCCGTTCACCTCGCCGTAGCCCGTGACGACGCCGTCGCCGTACTGCTGGCGCTCCTCCATGCCGAACTTGTGGGTCCGGTGGGTCCGGAACTGGTCGAACTCCTCGAAGGTGTCCTCGTCGAGGAAGTAGTCGATACGCTCGCGGGCGGTCATCTTGCCCTTGTCGTGTTGTGACTGGATGCGGTCTTCCCCGCCGCCGAGCAACGCCTCCTCGCGTTTCTCGCGGAGTTCCTCGATCCGGTCGTCCATCGTCACGTCGGACCACCTCTGTTCATTGGGTGGCAACTGTGTGACGGCGGGCAAAAGGATTCCGCAATCCGGCAACCCGTCGTTCGACGACTGTGGAACTTCCGCCCCTTCAAATCGCCACGAATCGCCGGACTGCGCGCCGACCTCCGTACTCTCAGTATCGCTATCGAGTGATCAGAACAGAATATATATTATATCCGATATATTTACGTGGCGCAGGCACCTCGTCACAGACGAGATGTCGGTGGACGACCGCAGCGACGACGGTGCCGCCCGAGCAGACCGACCGGGAGACGACGAGACCGGCGCGGACGCCGACGCCGCCCGCCGTGCACTCGCCGACCGCCCGCGTCCCACGGCCCTCCGACCAGGCGACGCCTCGCTGACGATCGAGTTCGCCCGCGAGAGCGGCGCGATTCGTATCCGGCGCGAGACGGCACTGGGGGCCTACACCGAATCTGTAGACAGGTAACCGGCGACGGAGTCGCCCACGTTCACACCCGCATCGTCTCAGAGTTGGTAGCGTCGCTCGTCGTCACGCTGAGGGTACTGATCCGCACCGGTCATCTCCTCGTAGGTCATCCCCGAGAGGTACTCGTCGTAGGTCACGTCGTAGCCCTGCCGGAGGTGGAAGTCGAGGGTCCCGCGATCGACCGTCGTCTGGAACAACTGGTGGATCGCCCGGCGGACCACCTCGTCGGTCTCCGCGGTGTCGAACGCCGCGGTCAACATCGCCAGTTCGTTCTTCGTCTCCCGGTCAAGCGCGACGGGGAGTTCGTCGTCCAACTCCGAGTATGCCGCCGTCACGTCGTCGTTCAGGTCGTCGAGGCTCATCACCCCGCACTGTGACCGTCGGGCGGAAACGGCTTTCGTTCCGAGAGGCCACGGTGGCGGCGAGTCGCTTCACCCGCGTCGAACCGGGGAAGCTAACCGGCCGGGTGCCCACGTCCGGACG
This genomic window from Salinirubrum litoreum contains:
- a CDS encoding acyl-CoA carboxylase subunit beta, with protein sequence MDDRIEELREKREEALLGGGEDRIQSQHDKGKMTARERIDYFLDEDTFEEFDQFRTHRTHKFGMEERQQYGDGVVTGYGEVNGRTVFVFAHDFTVFGGSLGEVFAEKITKVMDKAVEVGAPVVGLNDSAGARIQEGVASLGGFGEIFRRNTEASGVVPQISSIMGPCAGGAVYSPALTDFTFMVKDSSHMFITGPDVIKTVTGEEVTFEELGGAMTHASESGVAHFAADSEEEALDDIARLLSYLPQNNVEDPPRVEPWDDPERTDESLNSVVPDQPRKPYDMHDVIGGVLDEGSFFEVHENFAKNILCGFARLDGHAVGVVANQPRVNAGTLDIEASEKSARFVRTCDAFNVPIVTFVDVPGFLPGTDQEHEGIIRHGAKLLYAYSEATVPLLTVITRKAYGGAYDVMASKHLGADVNYAWPTAEIAVMGPQGAVNILYSDELDAADDPDARRDELIEEYREEFANPYTAADYGFLDDVIEPTETRSRLIDDLSMLKSKRTSLPDKKHGNIPI